From a region of the Actinopolymorpha singaporensis genome:
- the rnc gene encoding ribonuclease III, with the protein MDRLGGTVAYAELNTKLGLVLDDALLERALTHRSYAYENGGLPTNERLEFLGDAVLGLVITDALFRTHPDLSEGQLAKLRAAVVNMRALADVARRLDLGKYLRLGRGEETTGGRDKSSILGDAVEAVIGAVYLAGGFPLAQEFVHRLFDPLLEASARLGAGLDWKTSLQELTARASLGVPEYVVEERGPDHEKVFTAHVVVGGTDYGVGTGRSKKEAEQQAAEAAWAAIRAMLGESTDGSADQQVGGSADRTAAGGAADTAPA; encoded by the coding sequence GTGGATCGCCTCGGGGGGACAGTGGCGTACGCCGAGCTGAACACCAAGCTTGGTCTGGTGCTTGACGACGCGTTGCTCGAACGCGCGCTGACACATCGGTCGTACGCCTACGAGAACGGCGGCCTGCCGACCAACGAGCGCCTGGAGTTCCTGGGCGACGCTGTGCTCGGCCTGGTGATCACCGACGCGTTGTTCCGTACGCATCCCGACCTGTCCGAGGGACAGCTCGCGAAGCTGCGGGCGGCGGTGGTCAACATGCGGGCGCTCGCTGACGTGGCCCGGCGGCTGGACCTGGGCAAGTACCTCCGTCTCGGCCGCGGTGAGGAGACCACCGGCGGCCGGGACAAGTCGTCGATCCTCGGCGACGCGGTAGAGGCGGTCATCGGCGCGGTCTACCTCGCCGGCGGGTTCCCGCTGGCCCAGGAGTTCGTGCACCGGCTGTTCGACCCGCTGCTGGAGGCGTCGGCCCGGCTGGGTGCCGGTCTGGACTGGAAGACCAGCCTGCAGGAGCTCACGGCGCGTGCCTCGCTGGGCGTGCCGGAGTACGTCGTGGAGGAGCGAGGCCCCGACCACGAGAAGGTGTTCACCGCCCACGTGGTGGTCGGTGGCACCGACTACGGCGTCGGCACCGGCCGCAGCAAGAAGGAAGCCGAGCAGCAGGCCGCCGAGGCGGCCTGGGCGGCGATCCGCGCCATGCTGGGTGAGAGCACCGACGGCTCGGCCGACCAGCAGGTCGGCGGTTCCGCCGACCGGACCGCCGCCGGCGGCGCCGCGGATACGGCTCCGGCCTGA
- a CDS encoding M56 family metallopeptidase, whose product MTPVVLGALALLLTWPVPELLGRARWPSLVPRAALVLWQALALAAVLAALGAGLSLGTDVVLRPGQGAERTALQVAVTLLTVVVAVRLAWASLLVAVRTRARRRHHRMVVDLVGTPGERLQSTRPDTARLQGEELGIRVLAEKTPFAYCLPGVRCSRVVVSSGALDQLAPEELDAVLAHERAHLRARHDLVLEAFTALRQAFPRWVRSRTAFERAHLLVEMLADDAARRRVGAPPVARALVTLASTPAAPAGGLAAGGTGTLARVRRLARPGEPHRVLAATTYLAAAALVVVPTLTLAVPWLARLVEHLA is encoded by the coding sequence ATGACGCCGGTCGTCCTGGGTGCGCTGGCGCTCCTCCTCACCTGGCCGGTGCCCGAACTCCTCGGCCGCGCCCGCTGGCCCTCGCTGGTGCCCCGCGCCGCACTGGTCCTGTGGCAGGCGCTGGCGCTGGCCGCCGTCCTCGCCGCCCTCGGTGCCGGCCTGAGCCTGGGCACCGACGTCGTACTGCGGCCCGGCCAGGGAGCGGAGCGGACCGCCCTGCAGGTGGCGGTGACCCTGCTCACCGTCGTGGTCGCGGTCCGGTTGGCGTGGGCGAGCCTGCTGGTCGCGGTCCGCACCCGGGCCCGGCGCCGCCACCACCGGATGGTCGTCGACCTGGTGGGCACTCCCGGCGAGCGGCTGCAGTCCACCCGTCCGGACACCGCCCGGCTGCAGGGTGAGGAGCTCGGCATCCGGGTGCTCGCCGAGAAGACGCCGTTCGCGTACTGCCTGCCGGGGGTGCGGTGCTCCCGCGTCGTGGTGTCCTCCGGCGCCCTGGACCAGCTTGCCCCCGAAGAACTCGACGCGGTCCTCGCGCACGAGCGCGCCCACCTGCGGGCTCGCCACGATTTGGTGCTGGAGGCGTTCACCGCGCTGCGACAGGCGTTTCCGCGCTGGGTGCGCAGCCGCACGGCGTTCGAGCGCGCACACCTGCTGGTGGAGATGCTCGCCGACGACGCGGCCCGGCGACGGGTCGGCGCTCCCCCGGTGGCCCGCGCCCTGGTGACGCTGGCGTCCACCCCGGCCGCACCGGCCGGCGGGCTGGCCGCCGGTGGCACGGGAACCCTCGCCCGCGTACGCCGGCTGGCCCGGCCCGGCGAACCCCACCGGGTGCTCGCGGCCACCACCTACCTCGCGGCGGCCGCGTTGGTGGTGGTGCCCACGCTCACCCTGGCCGTGCCGTGGCTCGCCCGGCTGGTCGAGCACCTGGCCTGA
- a CDS encoding iron-siderophore ABC transporter substrate-binding protein, with translation MNGVVRLPAPARRVVALDWTYAEDLLAVGVRPVGVADKAGYAAWVGGGPRLDHTTAEVGPRQQPDPTAVRALRPDLILVGADETNAVVAQMRKIAPVLVFDPYRPDMSAWTEMRTTFAAVARAVGRTDQAAWVLRGLDDAIARDRSKLAAAGAANLPVALAQGYSVEGVPTIRMFGRTSLAGDLLGRLGLQNDWRGEPDRYGLSTVGPADLGQVSTADFLYLADPRSDIFTGAMTGRQDWRGLAFVAERRVHRLGARTWFFGGPLSTRACADALVRALGRSS, from the coding sequence GTGAACGGCGTGGTGCGGCTGCCGGCGCCGGCCCGCCGGGTGGTGGCACTGGACTGGACGTACGCCGAGGATCTGCTCGCGGTCGGTGTCCGGCCGGTCGGCGTGGCGGACAAGGCCGGCTACGCGGCGTGGGTCGGCGGCGGTCCCCGGCTGGACCACACCACGGCCGAGGTCGGGCCGCGCCAGCAGCCCGACCCGACGGCCGTGCGCGCCCTGCGGCCCGACCTCATCCTGGTCGGTGCGGACGAGACCAACGCTGTGGTGGCGCAGATGCGCAAGATCGCGCCGGTGCTGGTGTTCGACCCGTACCGGCCCGACATGTCCGCCTGGACCGAGATGCGGACGACGTTCGCCGCTGTGGCCCGGGCGGTCGGCCGCACCGACCAGGCCGCCTGGGTGCTGCGCGGGCTGGACGACGCGATCGCGCGGGACCGGTCGAAGCTGGCCGCCGCGGGGGCGGCGAACCTGCCGGTGGCGCTCGCCCAGGGCTACTCCGTGGAGGGCGTGCCGACGATCCGGATGTTCGGCCGGACCTCGCTGGCCGGGGACCTGCTGGGCCGGCTCGGCCTGCAGAACGACTGGCGCGGGGAGCCGGACCGGTACGGCCTCTCCACGGTCGGGCCGGCAGATCTCGGGCAGGTGTCCACGGCGGACTTCCTCTACCTGGCCGACCCACGAAGCGACATCTTCACCGGCGCCATGACCGGCCGGCAGGACTGGCGGGGGCTCGCGTTCGTGGCCGAACGACGGGTTCACCGGCTCGGCGCGAGAACGTGGTTCTTCGGTGGGCCGCTGTCAACCCGCGCCTGCGCAGACGCACTCGTGCGTGCACTGGGCCGGTCTTCCTAG
- a CDS encoding cytochrome ubiquinol oxidase subunit I: protein MGAVDLARWQFGITTVYHFLFVPLSIGLSAIVAGLQTAWFVTKAQRYLTLTKFFGKIFIVNFAVGIVTGLIQEFQFGMNWSAYSRFVGDIFGVPLAIEGLLAFFLESTFLGLWVFGWDRLPRAVHLGCIWVVAIGTQISAYVILSVNAWMQHPVGYRIDPATGRAELTDFTALLTNPVAIEAGLHTAAACLLTGGALVAGVAFWHLARPKATEAARAAFRTAAKVGSSVVVVAALGVVVTGDSMMKLMTQLQPMKVAAAEGLFDTEQPAGFSLLTLGTADGRRELWSFRFPDLLSFLATGSFTGKVEGVNQLQHKAVAAFGPGDYVPNVPVTYWSFRLMMGFGLLAAFLALVGLVVLRKPGLLANRWVPRVALTVPFLPLLANSFGWLFTEGGRQPWLAYGLFQTADGVSPGTAAWQVVVSLGVFTLVYGVMAVVELGLLRRVARQVPDLPPGDGDGADLVPPGRDSGDREADEADRPITFAY, encoded by the coding sequence ATGGGTGCAGTCGACCTCGCGCGGTGGCAGTTCGGCATCACCACCGTCTACCACTTCCTCTTCGTTCCGCTGTCGATCGGCCTGTCGGCGATCGTGGCCGGGCTGCAGACCGCGTGGTTCGTCACGAAGGCGCAGCGCTACCTCACGTTGACGAAGTTCTTCGGCAAGATCTTCATCGTCAACTTCGCGGTCGGCATCGTCACCGGGCTGATCCAGGAGTTCCAGTTCGGGATGAACTGGAGTGCCTACTCGCGGTTCGTCGGCGACATCTTCGGCGTACCGCTTGCGATCGAGGGACTGCTCGCCTTCTTCCTGGAGTCGACGTTCCTCGGCCTGTGGGTGTTCGGCTGGGACCGGCTGCCGCGGGCGGTGCACCTCGGCTGCATCTGGGTGGTCGCCATCGGAACCCAGATCTCGGCGTACGTCATCCTGAGCGTCAACGCGTGGATGCAGCATCCCGTCGGCTACCGGATCGACCCGGCGACCGGAAGGGCCGAACTCACCGACTTCACCGCCCTGCTGACGAACCCGGTCGCGATCGAGGCCGGCCTGCACACCGCGGCCGCGTGCCTGCTCACCGGCGGTGCCCTGGTGGCGGGTGTGGCGTTCTGGCACCTGGCCCGCCCGAAGGCGACCGAGGCCGCTCGGGCGGCGTTTCGTACCGCGGCCAAGGTGGGTTCGAGTGTCGTGGTCGTCGCGGCCCTGGGCGTGGTGGTCACCGGTGACTCGATGATGAAGCTGATGACCCAGCTGCAGCCGATGAAGGTGGCCGCGGCCGAGGGGCTGTTCGACACCGAGCAGCCGGCGGGGTTCTCGCTGCTGACCCTGGGGACGGCGGACGGCCGGCGAGAACTGTGGAGCTTCCGCTTCCCGGACCTGCTGTCGTTCCTGGCCACCGGCAGCTTCACCGGCAAGGTGGAGGGCGTCAACCAGCTGCAGCACAAGGCGGTCGCGGCGTTCGGGCCCGGCGACTACGTGCCGAACGTGCCGGTGACCTACTGGAGCTTCCGGCTGATGATGGGCTTCGGTCTGCTCGCGGCGTTCCTCGCCCTGGTGGGGCTGGTGGTGCTGCGCAAGCCGGGGTTGCTCGCCAACCGCTGGGTGCCCCGGGTCGCGCTGACGGTGCCGTTCCTCCCGCTGCTGGCCAACAGCTTCGGCTGGTTGTTCACCGAGGGCGGCCGTCAACCGTGGCTCGCGTACGGGCTGTTCCAGACCGCGGACGGTGTTTCGCCGGGCACCGCCGCCTGGCAGGTGGTCGTGTCGCTGGGCGTGTTCACGCTCGTGTACGGGGTGATGGCGGTGGTGGAACTCGGCCTGCTGCGGCGGGTCGCCCGGCAGGTACCCGACCTGCCGCCCGGCGACGGTGACGGTGCGGATCTCGTACCGCCCGGGCGTGACTCCGGCGACCGGGAGGCCGACGAGGCCGACCGCCCGATCACCTTCGCCTACTGA
- the rpmF gene encoding 50S ribosomal protein L32 — MAVPKRRVSRSNTRSRRAQWKASAPQLVVCANPACRASHLPHRACPQCGQYGPRAGRRQVLDV; from the coding sequence GTGGCCGTTCCCAAGCGGAGGGTTTCGCGGAGCAACACCCGCAGCCGGCGGGCGCAGTGGAAGGCGTCGGCCCCGCAGCTGGTCGTCTGCGCCAACCCCGCGTGCCGGGCCTCGCACCTGCCGCACCGCGCGTGCCCGCAGTGTGGGCAGTACGGTCCTCGCGCCGGGCGCCGTCAGGTTCTCGACGTCTGA
- a CDS encoding BlaI/MecI/CopY family transcriptional regulator — protein sequence MARLGNLEREVMEHVWSAKDPVTVREVHEALAVERDLAYTTVMTVLDRLAKKGVVRRVRDGRAYRYEAAAGQDQLVADLMREALDGAGSGANRAAALVRFVDQASPEEAAALREALAEVDALAPRPRRRTPRS from the coding sequence ATGGCGCGGTTGGGAAACCTCGAACGCGAGGTCATGGAACACGTCTGGTCCGCCAAGGATCCGGTCACGGTCCGCGAGGTCCACGAGGCGCTCGCGGTCGAACGTGACCTGGCCTACACCACGGTGATGACGGTCCTGGACCGGCTGGCGAAGAAGGGTGTCGTACGCCGCGTGCGCGACGGCCGCGCCTACCGCTACGAGGCGGCCGCGGGCCAGGACCAACTGGTCGCCGACCTGATGCGTGAGGCGCTCGACGGAGCCGGCAGCGGCGCCAACCGGGCCGCCGCCCTCGTCCGGTTCGTCGACCAGGCGTCCCCGGAGGAGGCAGCCGCCCTGCGTGAGGCCCTCGCCGAGGTGGACGCACTCGCCCCCCGGCCCCGCCGACGGACCCCCCGGAGCTGA
- the smc gene encoding chromosome segregation protein SMC encodes MYLKSLTLRGFKSFASSTTLHFEPGITCVVGPNGSGKSNVVDAIAWVMGEQGVKSLRGGKMEDVIFAGTSGRAPLGRAEVILTIDNSDGALPIDYAEVTISRMMFRNGGSEYSINGRTSRLLDVQELLSDSGIGREMHVIVGQGRLDSILHATPEDRRGFVEEAAGVLKHRKRKEKALRKLDATEGNLTRLQDLLAEIRRALRPLGKQAEAARKAAVIQADARDARLRLLADDLVQLTTTLAQEVADESAVRERRAAVERELSVVQAQEAELEESLRADAPRVARAQETWYRLSSLKERLGGTAGLAVERTRHLAEAREEERPGRDPDQLEEEARRVRAEEEAIAAETESHREALDQAVGHRQASERALAEEERRIAALSRAAADRREGLARLTGQVNSVRSRLEAREAEVERLTAARAEARERAEQAQEEFVAVESQVASLDAGERGLDAAYESAQAALEALEEQLLTLRQHQQEAERERAALAARKEALELGLARKDGAAELLAATERVSGLLGSVAALLSVEPGYEAAVAGALGRAADAVAVESVDSAVAALHHLRTEDLGRAGLLVGGAGPGVEGAPSDWPALPPGARYAVDVAGAPAQVLPALVRLLARVAVVDDLAAARALVADQPDVMAVTREGDLLGAHTAYGGSAAQPSLLEVQAAVDDAAERLREASARAERLRAERAEAEERRKAAAAAAEQALNRLHESDAELAAVAERLGQLGSAARSAQAEAERLGTAIEEARQAVVRDQSGLGELQERLSTAQDSPDEEPSTDERDRLAEVCRDARQREMEARLGLRTAEERGRAMSGRADSLERAAREERAARERARVRRERRAREAEVATAVLSAVRQVLARLDGSLAAAGRERQEAEQARTAREAQINAVRQKVRALAGELDELTDSVHRDEMARAEQRMRIEQLETRAVEELGVDPETLSREYGPEVPVPPSQTAPGEEAEGEPRPYDRAEQTKRLRAAERQLNLLGKVNPLALEEFAAMEERHTFLSRQLEDLRATRKDLMEIVREVDERVEQVFTAAYRDVEKQFAQVFDRLFPGGDGRLVLTNPDDMLTTGIEVEARPPGKKVKRLSLLSGGERSLVAVAFLVALFKARPSPFYLLDEVEAALDDTNLGRLLEIYEELRENSQLLVVTHQKRTMEVADALYGVSMRGDGVSAVISQRMREAESA; translated from the coding sequence TTGTACCTCAAGAGCCTGACGCTCCGTGGGTTCAAGTCGTTCGCGTCCTCGACGACCCTGCACTTCGAGCCGGGCATCACCTGTGTGGTCGGCCCGAACGGCTCGGGCAAGAGCAACGTCGTCGACGCGATCGCCTGGGTGATGGGTGAGCAGGGGGTCAAGAGCCTGCGCGGCGGCAAGATGGAGGACGTCATCTTCGCCGGCACGTCCGGACGGGCCCCGCTGGGCCGGGCCGAGGTGATCCTCACCATCGACAACAGCGACGGCGCTCTGCCGATCGACTACGCCGAGGTCACCATCAGCCGGATGATGTTCCGCAACGGCGGCTCGGAGTACAGCATCAACGGCCGCACGTCCCGGCTTCTCGACGTCCAGGAGCTCCTCTCCGACTCGGGTATCGGCCGGGAGATGCACGTCATCGTCGGACAGGGCCGGCTCGACTCCATCCTGCACGCGACCCCGGAGGACCGGCGCGGCTTCGTCGAGGAGGCCGCCGGCGTCCTCAAGCACCGCAAGCGCAAGGAGAAGGCGCTGCGCAAGCTGGACGCCACCGAGGGAAACCTCACCCGGCTGCAGGACCTCCTGGCGGAGATCCGGCGGGCGCTCCGGCCGTTGGGCAAGCAGGCCGAGGCCGCCCGAAAGGCCGCGGTGATCCAGGCCGACGCCCGCGATGCCCGGCTGCGGCTGCTCGCCGACGATCTCGTCCAGCTCACCACGACGCTGGCCCAGGAGGTGGCCGACGAGTCCGCCGTACGGGAGCGCCGGGCGGCCGTCGAGCGCGAGCTGAGCGTCGTCCAGGCGCAGGAGGCCGAGCTAGAGGAGAGCCTGCGGGCCGACGCGCCGCGGGTGGCCCGGGCGCAGGAGACGTGGTACCGCCTGTCGAGCCTCAAGGAGCGGCTGGGCGGCACCGCCGGGCTGGCCGTCGAGCGCACCCGCCATCTGGCCGAGGCCCGGGAGGAGGAACGCCCGGGCCGCGACCCCGACCAGCTGGAGGAGGAGGCGCGCCGGGTACGGGCCGAGGAGGAGGCGATCGCCGCCGAGACCGAGTCCCACCGCGAGGCGCTGGACCAGGCGGTCGGACACCGGCAGGCGTCCGAGCGAGCGCTGGCCGAGGAGGAACGCCGGATCGCCGCGCTGTCGCGCGCCGCCGCCGACCGGCGCGAGGGCCTGGCCCGGCTCACCGGGCAGGTCAACTCCGTGCGCAGCCGGCTGGAGGCCCGCGAGGCCGAGGTGGAGCGGCTCACCGCCGCCCGCGCCGAGGCGAGGGAGCGTGCGGAGCAGGCGCAGGAGGAGTTCGTCGCGGTGGAGAGCCAGGTGGCGAGCCTGGACGCCGGCGAACGCGGGCTGGACGCGGCGTACGAGTCCGCCCAGGCCGCCCTGGAGGCGCTCGAGGAACAACTGCTCACCCTGCGTCAGCACCAGCAGGAGGCCGAACGCGAGCGGGCCGCCCTGGCCGCCCGCAAGGAGGCGCTGGAGCTGGGCCTGGCCCGTAAGGACGGCGCCGCCGAGCTGCTCGCCGCCACCGAACGCGTGTCCGGCCTGCTCGGCTCGGTCGCCGCGTTGCTGTCGGTGGAGCCGGGCTACGAGGCGGCCGTCGCCGGTGCGCTGGGCCGGGCTGCCGACGCGGTGGCGGTGGAGTCGGTCGACTCGGCCGTGGCCGCGCTGCACCACCTGCGTACCGAGGACCTCGGCCGGGCCGGGCTACTGGTCGGCGGTGCCGGCCCGGGCGTCGAGGGCGCTCCCTCGGACTGGCCGGCACTGCCTCCGGGCGCCCGCTACGCCGTCGACGTGGCCGGCGCCCCGGCGCAGGTGCTGCCCGCGCTGGTCCGGTTGCTGGCCAGGGTCGCCGTGGTCGACGACCTCGCCGCGGCCCGGGCGCTGGTCGCCGACCAGCCGGACGTGATGGCGGTGACCCGGGAGGGCGACCTGCTGGGCGCACACACCGCGTACGGCGGTTCGGCCGCCCAGCCGAGCCTGCTGGAGGTCCAGGCTGCCGTCGACGACGCCGCCGAGCGGCTGCGTGAGGCGAGTGCACGAGCCGAACGCCTGCGCGCCGAACGCGCCGAGGCGGAGGAACGCCGCAAGGCCGCCGCTGCCGCTGCCGAGCAGGCGCTCAACCGGCTGCACGAGTCCGATGCCGAGCTCGCGGCCGTCGCCGAACGCCTGGGTCAGCTGGGCTCGGCGGCCCGGTCGGCGCAGGCGGAGGCAGAGCGGCTCGGCACCGCCATCGAGGAGGCCCGGCAGGCCGTCGTCCGCGACCAGAGCGGGCTGGGTGAGCTGCAGGAGCGGCTGTCCACCGCCCAGGACAGCCCGGACGAGGAGCCGTCGACCGACGAGCGCGACCGGCTCGCCGAGGTGTGCCGCGACGCTCGCCAGCGGGAGATGGAGGCCCGGCTCGGGCTACGTACCGCCGAGGAACGCGGCCGGGCGATGTCCGGCCGCGCCGACTCCCTGGAGCGCGCGGCCCGCGAGGAGCGCGCGGCCCGCGAACGCGCCCGGGTACGCCGGGAACGCCGCGCCCGCGAGGCGGAGGTCGCCACCGCCGTCCTCTCCGCCGTACGCCAGGTCCTCGCCCGCCTGGACGGCTCGCTGGCCGCGGCCGGGCGGGAGCGGCAGGAGGCCGAACAGGCCCGCACCGCCCGAGAGGCGCAGATCAACGCCGTCCGGCAGAAGGTCCGCGCCCTGGCCGGCGAGCTGGACGAGCTGACCGACTCGGTGCACCGCGACGAGATGGCCCGGGCCGAGCAGCGGATGCGGATCGAGCAGCTGGAGACCCGCGCCGTCGAGGAGCTGGGAGTCGACCCGGAGACACTTTCCCGCGAGTACGGCCCGGAGGTGCCCGTGCCGCCGTCCCAGACCGCTCCGGGTGAGGAGGCGGAGGGCGAGCCGCGTCCCTACGACCGGGCCGAGCAGACCAAGCGGCTCAGGGCCGCCGAGCGTCAGCTGAACCTGCTGGGGAAGGTCAACCCGCTCGCGCTGGAGGAGTTCGCGGCGATGGAGGAACGCCACACGTTCCTGTCCCGCCAGCTGGAGGACCTCCGCGCCACCCGCAAGGACCTGATGGAGATCGTCCGGGAGGTCGACGAGCGGGTCGAGCAGGTGTTCACCGCCGCCTACCGCGACGTGGAGAAGCAGTTCGCGCAGGTGTTCGACCGGCTCTTCCCGGGTGGTGACGGCCGGCTCGTACTGACCAATCCCGACGACATGCTCACCACCGGCATCGAGGTGGAGGCCCGCCCGCCGGGCAAGAAGGTCAAGCGCCTCTCGCTGCTGTCCGGGGGCGAACGCTCGCTGGTCGCGGTGGCGTTTCTGGTCGCGTTGTTCAAGGCACGGCCCAGCCCGTTCTACCTCCTCGACGAGGTGGAGGCGGCGCTGGACGACACCAACCTCGGTCGGCTGCTGGAGATCTACGAGGAGCTGCGGGAGAACAGCCAGCTGCTGGTCGTCACCCACCAGAAGCGCACGATGGAGGTCGCGGACGCGCTGTACGGCGTGTCGATGCGCGGCGACGGCGTGTCGGCGGTGATCAGTCAGCGGATGCGCGAGGCGGAGTCCGCCTAG
- the mutM gene encoding bifunctional DNA-formamidopyrimidine glycosylase/DNA-(apurinic or apyrimidinic site) lyase, translated as MPELPEVEVVRAGIEKLVVGHAIATVTVGHPRPVRRHLAGPQDFADRLVGHRVVGARRRGKYLWLPLDSGDALLAHLGMSGQFVVVPTERPDEPHLRVRFTFTDQPSWELRFVDQRMFGGLSISPGGAELPAEIAHIARDPIDPAFADDEFVTALRRRRTGVKRALLDQRLISGVGNIYADEALWRARLHYARATDTMRRTEAQTLLAEVRNVMSAALAAGGTSFDSLYINVNGESGYFARSLSVYGREGEPCERCGNAVRRDPFMNRSSFTCPRCQPRPRRGRW; from the coding sequence ATGCCTGAGTTGCCCGAGGTCGAGGTCGTCCGCGCGGGCATCGAGAAGCTGGTCGTCGGGCACGCGATTGCCACTGTCACGGTCGGTCATCCCCGCCCGGTCCGACGGCATCTTGCCGGCCCGCAGGACTTCGCCGACCGGTTGGTGGGGCACCGCGTCGTGGGTGCCCGGCGGCGCGGAAAGTACCTGTGGTTGCCGCTGGACAGCGGTGACGCCCTCCTGGCCCATCTGGGGATGAGCGGCCAGTTCGTCGTCGTACCCACCGAACGTCCGGACGAACCCCATCTGCGGGTCCGGTTCACGTTCACCGACCAGCCGTCCTGGGAGCTGCGGTTCGTCGACCAGCGGATGTTCGGTGGCCTGTCGATCAGCCCCGGCGGCGCCGAACTGCCGGCCGAGATCGCGCACATCGCCAGGGACCCGATCGATCCCGCGTTCGCCGACGACGAGTTCGTGACCGCGCTGCGCCGCCGCCGTACCGGTGTCAAGCGCGCCTTGCTCGACCAGCGGCTGATCTCCGGGGTCGGCAACATCTACGCCGACGAGGCGTTGTGGCGAGCCCGGCTGCACTACGCCCGGGCAACCGACACGATGCGGCGGACCGAGGCACAGACGCTGTTGGCGGAGGTTCGCAACGTGATGAGCGCCGCTCTGGCCGCCGGCGGAACGTCGTTCGACAGTCTGTACATCAACGTCAACGGCGAAAGCGGCTACTTCGCGCGTTCGCTTTCGGTGTACGGCAGGGAAGGCGAGCCGTGTGAACGTTGCGGAAACGCCGTGCGGCGGGATCCCTTCATGAATCGGTCGTCCTTCACATGCCCGAGGTGTCAGCCCCGTCCACGTCGCGGTCGTTGGTGA
- a CDS encoding acyltransferase family protein produces MVTSAADPGAPSSDPVGPSLEGDVQHSGAREGAATEGAATGTGSEAAGWAEKTRDPFFDNAKYIAIVLVVAGHAMEALRDVPAGRALYLFLYMFHMPVFIIVSGYFSRRFPFSRNKARKLITQLLAPYVLFQIVYMLLGKFVGGHDVNPTLLDPYFLVWFLLALFAWRLSTPVWLRIRRPLAVAVLISLAAGLQELPGVLETGRILSLLPFFVLGMMLKPEHFAYLRRRWVRILAVPVLAAGLVVAYWAQTRMSVEWVFWRRSNDYLGVDNLTGTAMRTGMLVCATILSAAFLALVPSRKTWFTGLGAITLYVYLLHGVPVKVADYLGWYDHPALHTTLGVLAAAVGGIALAGLLSTPPVRAATRWAVEPRLAWAFRPRPRKLT; encoded by the coding sequence GTGGTGACATCTGCCGCTGATCCCGGAGCCCCCTCGTCCGACCCGGTGGGACCGTCCCTGGAAGGTGACGTCCAGCACAGTGGTGCGAGGGAGGGTGCCGCAACCGAGGGTGCCGCCACCGGAACCGGGTCCGAGGCCGCCGGGTGGGCGGAGAAGACGCGCGACCCGTTCTTCGACAACGCGAAGTACATCGCCATCGTGCTGGTGGTGGCCGGTCACGCGATGGAGGCGTTGCGTGACGTGCCGGCGGGCCGCGCGCTCTACCTCTTCCTGTACATGTTCCACATGCCGGTGTTCATCATCGTGTCCGGCTACTTCTCCCGGCGCTTCCCGTTCTCCAGGAACAAGGCCCGCAAGCTCATCACGCAGTTGCTCGCGCCGTACGTCCTCTTCCAGATCGTGTACATGCTGCTCGGAAAGTTCGTCGGCGGCCACGATGTCAACCCGACCTTGCTCGACCCGTACTTCCTGGTGTGGTTCCTGCTGGCGTTGTTCGCCTGGCGGCTGTCGACGCCGGTCTGGCTGCGGATCCGCCGGCCGCTGGCGGTGGCGGTGCTGATCTCCTTGGCGGCCGGGCTGCAGGAGCTTCCGGGCGTGCTGGAAACCGGCCGGATCCTCAGCCTGCTGCCGTTCTTCGTGCTGGGGATGATGCTGAAGCCGGAGCACTTCGCCTACCTGCGGCGGCGCTGGGTGCGGATCCTCGCCGTTCCGGTGCTGGCCGCAGGCCTGGTTGTCGCCTACTGGGCGCAGACCCGGATGAGCGTGGAGTGGGTCTTCTGGCGCCGCAGCAACGACTATCTCGGGGTGGACAACCTCACCGGTACGGCCATGCGGACGGGGATGCTGGTCTGCGCGACGATCCTGTCCGCGGCGTTCCTCGCGCTCGTGCCCTCGAGGAAGACGTGGTTCACCGGCCTTGGTGCGATCACGTTGTACGTCTACCTCCTGCACGGCGTGCCGGTGAAGGTGGCCGACTACCTCGGGTGGTACGACCACCCCGCGCTGCACACCACTCTCGGCGTCCTGGCCGCCGCGGTGGGTGGCATCGCGCTGGCCGGGCTGTTGTCGACGCCGCCGGTCCGGGCGGCGACCAGGTGGGCGGTCGAGCCGCGCCTGGCCTGGGCGTTCCGCCCTCGTCCCCGCAAGCTCACGTAG